In the Leptospiraceae bacterium genome, one interval contains:
- the cas5 gene encoding type I-MYXAN CRISPR-associated protein Cas5/Cmx5/DevS, translating to MEPDSICLFVSVPIACFRAPYARTYAESLPVPAPSTVYGMLLSMIGEKNRDVYKGAKIAIALLSEPERSTVLRKMWRVKTVKAGPGIGNNATPDFQELLTRTELLVWLKKGNEQSEISLKEKIDSAIRNPKTISRFGSLCLGESTHLVDEIRFIKDTDKREFQLLNPVEQGQISLPIWVDHVGSFNTRWMQFNLDKERTFEDITDDSFIMITP from the coding sequence ATGGAACCTGACTCAATATGTTTATTTGTTTCGGTTCCCATAGCTTGTTTTCGTGCACCTTACGCAAGGACTTATGCAGAGTCCTTGCCAGTTCCTGCTCCTTCCACAGTTTACGGGATGTTACTCTCTATGATTGGTGAAAAAAATAGGGATGTTTACAAAGGGGCTAAGATAGCTATTGCACTCTTGTCAGAACCAGAACGGTCAACAGTTCTAAGAAAGATGTGGAGAGTGAAAACTGTAAAAGCAGGCCCGGGTATTGGAAATAATGCTACACCAGATTTTCAAGAATTATTAACAAGAACAGAGCTATTAGTTTGGCTAAAAAAAGGAAACGAACAATCGGAAATTTCTTTAAAAGAAAAAATAGATAGTGCAATTCGAAATCCGAAAACAATTTCCCGATTTGGTTCTCTTTGTCTTGGAGAAAGTACACATTTAGTAGATGAAATTCGTTTTATTAAAGATACGGACAAACGGGAATTTCAATTGCTCAATCCAGTGGAACAAGGCCAAATAAGTCTTCCTATTTGGGTGGATCATGTCGGTTCATTCAATACACGTTGGATGCAATTTAATTTGGATAAAGAAAGAACCTTTGAGGATATTACAGATGATAGTTTTATTATGATCACCCCCTAA
- the cas2 gene encoding CRISPR-associated endonuclease Cas2 — MKNLWIISYDISNPKRLRKVAKFLEGYGTRIQESVFKVYVNDRDIEKIKWELTKKIEEIDSIFYFRFCNSCAERIQNQNPKLFQFDKDLTFRIF, encoded by the coding sequence ATGAAAAACCTATGGATTATTTCCTACGACATATCAAACCCAAAAAGACTTAGAAAAGTGGCTAAGTTTTTAGAAGGTTATGGGACAAGAATTCAAGAAAGTGTATTTAAAGTTTATGTAAACGACAGAGATATTGAAAAAATAAAATGGGAGCTTACAAAAAAAATTGAAGAAATAGATAGTATTTTTTATTTTAGATTTTGCAATTCATGTGCAGAAAGAATTCAAAATCAAAATCCTAAATTATTTCAATTTGACAAGGATTTAACGTTTAGAATTTTCTAA